From Camelina sativa cultivar DH55 chromosome 7, Cs, whole genome shotgun sequence, one genomic window encodes:
- the LOC104703419 gene encoding uncharacterized protein LOC104703419, whose translation MAFLLKVKRAKYLSSTVKKDSATNIRKHHWLLEQKLLNFVDAFHQYVYHTAVVLSIQRQCFVVQETLWAIIGSRINMIIGLTIEFYSVQQTLSSGGAVSGIKARCEMEIDRILKQF comes from the exons ATGGCATTTTTGTTGAAGGTCAAGCGAGCAAAATATCTATCAAGCAC GGTCAAAAAGGACTCTGCAACAAACATTCGCAAGCACCACTGGTTACTGGAACAAAAGCTCCTCAACTTTGTGGATGCTTTTCATCAATAC GTCTATCACACTGCTGTGGTGTTATCGATTCAGCGGCAATGCTTTGTGGTACAAGAAACGCTG TGGGCAATCATTGGGAGTCGGATCAACATGATTATCGGTTTAACTATAGAATTCTACTCAGTACAACAGACACTGAGCAGCGGTGGAGCAGTTTCAGGCATCAAGGCTAGATGTGAAATGGAAATAGACCGCATCTTGAAACAATTTTGA
- the LOC104703417 gene encoding pentatricopeptide repeat-containing protein At1g80270, mitochondrial, producing MFALSKVLRRSQRLRLGACSSAVYSKDILQSGGGGERTFFTLQPSSVVVSCNREAALPRFDEISSLSQRALSSSAGTKSDQEEDYDLEDGFSELGSSKSGQDTSSDDDEAAPEVKLSADEDDSEEEELELDLTETEDSKKTVEYKPSELFKTIVSAPGLAIGSALDKWVEAGNDITRVEVAKAMLQLRKRRMFGRALQMSEWLEANKKIEMNERDYASRLDLTVKIRSLENGEAYLHKIPKSFQGEVIYRTLLANTVAACNVKKSELVFNKMKDLGFPLSSFTCDQMLLLYKRVDRKKIADVLLLMEKENVKPSLLTYKILIDVKGATNDISGMEQILETMKDEGVEPDFHTQAIIARHYSGAGLKDKAEKVLKEMEGESLEANRRAFKDLLSIYATLRREDEVERIWKIFESKPRFEESLAAIHAFGKLNKVKEAEAIFEKIVKMDRRASSNTYSVLLRVYVDHKMLSEGKDLVKRMAESGCRIEAATWDALIKLYVEAGEVEKADSLLIKASKQSHTKLMMNSFMYIMDEYSKRGDVHNTEKIFQKMREAGYTSRLRQFQALMQAYIKAKAPAYGMRDRMKADNIFPNKSMAAQLAQGDPFKKTAISDILD from the exons ATGTTCGCTCTTTCCAAGGTTTTGCGGAG AAGTCAGAGACTCCGTTTGGGAGCTTGTTCTTCTGCTGTCTATTCTAAAGATATACTCCaatccggaggaggaggagaaaggaCCTTCTTCACTCTTCAACCCTcttctgttgttgtttcttgtaaCCGTGAAGCAGCTCTGCCAAGATTTGACGAGATCTCCTCTCTCAGTCAACGTGCTCTTTCCTCCAGTGCTGGCACCAAAAGTGATCAAGAAGAGGATTATGACCTCGAAGACGGTTTCTCTGAACTCGGAAGTTCTAAATCAGGCCAAGATACAAGTAGCGATGATGATGAGGCCGCTCCTGAGGTAAAGCTCTCCGCTGATGAAGAtgacagtgaagaagaagaacttgaacTTGACCTCACTGAAACCGAGGATAGTAAAAAAACCGTAGAATATAAACCATCTGAGCTTTTTAAGACCATTGTCTCCGCACCAGGTCTCGCTATTGGTAGTGCACTTGACAAGTGGGTGGAAGCTGGAAATGATATCACCCGTGTTGAGGTTGCTAAGGCTATGCTTCAGCTGCGCAAACGTCGCATGTTTGGTAGAGCTTTacag ATGTCAGAGTGGTTGGAAGCaaataagaaaattgaaatgaaTGAGAGAGATTATGCTTCTCGGTTAGATCTCACAGTTAAGATACGTAGCTTAGAAAACGGAGAAGCTTACTTGCACAAGATCCCAAAATCTTTCCAAGGGGAAGTGATTTACCGTACCCTATTGGCCAATACTGTCGCTGCTTGCAATGTGAAGAAATCTGAACTTGTCTTCAACAAAATGAAGGACTTGGGTTTCCCTCTCTCTTCATTTACTTGTGATCAGATGCTTCTCCTCTACAAGAGGGTCGACAGGAAGAAAATTGCTGATGTTCTATTGCTCATGGAGAAAGAAAACGTCAAGCCCAGTCTTCTCACATACAAAATCCTCATTGACGTCAAAGGTGCAACAAATGACATTAGTGGGATGGAGCAAATCCTGGAGACAATGAAAGATGAAGGTGTTGAACCGGACTTCCATACACAAGCTATCATTGCTAGACACTATTCGGGAGCTGGGCTCAAAGACAAAGCCGAGAAAGTCTTGAAAGAGATGGAAGGTGAAAGCTTAGAGGCAAACCGTCGTGCATTCAAAGATTTGCTCTCCATTTATGCCACTCTTAGGAGAGAAGATGAAGTGGAGAGAATTTGGAAGATCTTTGAATCAAAGCCCCGCTTTGAGGAATCCCTTGCTGCCATCCACGCTTTTGGAAAGctcaataaagtaaaagaagcaGAGGCCATTTTTGAGAAGATTGTGAAGATGGACAGGAGAGCTTCTTCTAATACTTACTCCGTTCTCTTGAGGGTTTACGTAGATCACAAGATGCTCTCAGAGGGTAAGGATCTGGTGAAACGAATGGCTGAGAGCGGTTGCAGGATTGAGGCAGCGACATGGGATGCACTCATCAAGCTCTATGTGGAAGCTGGGGAAGTTGAAAAGGCTGATTCTTTGCTGATCAAGGCATCGAAACAGAGCCATACAAAACTGATGATGAACTCCTTCATGTACATCATGGACGAGTACTCAAAACGAGGAGATGTTCATAACACAGAGAAGATATTCCAAAAAATGAGGGAAGCTGGGTATACATCTCGGCTTAGGCAGTTCCAAGCCCTCATGCAGGCTTACATAAAAGCCAAAGCCCCTGCATATGGAATGCGAGATAGAATGAAGGCGGATAATATCTTTCCAAACAAATCCATGGCAGCACAGTTGGCTCAAGGTGATCCATTTAAGAAGACAGCTATCTCTGATATTCTGGATTGA
- the LOC104703416 gene encoding uncharacterized protein LOC104703416, which produces MGKGWFMVDKARRCLRTLFFMVAMLVSLLVSSLPVLVAIGDVLVPTFLLSSFTCLTCYGFKEHLTRYAFKSSLTDIPLVSLVRSFFVICVYSLSDAPAVSHGPYLGTVSMCSVVSIILLSVKACVFTANSQLIAEASSSSPARQRLHLKKSWGMPVLFLSSLVFALGHMVVSYRTSCRARRKLLYHRVDPESVISCKSVLSGGYHKVPRSPIPLVGKASILDGRKLPSSASHDEGELPVRLLADLESLFINVRGLTLHYKICTPGSPPQHSISSTLSLETNSMLNVPEEMAGRLKLDRNLLSMVTRNKLNHHHHHRSYSSLINISSSLHDPLLDHASSLLFKDIQEDGCREDDVNVSSFGATKQQNVDGSGQFGVVFVHGFGGGVFSWRHVMGSLSHQLGCVVTAFDRPGWGLTVRTHKKDLEAREMPNPYTLENQVDMLLAFCQEMGFASVVLVGHDDGGLLALKAAQRLVESKDSIKVKGVILLNVSLTREVVPAFARILLHTSLGKKHLVRPLLRTEIAQVVNRRAWYDPSKMTSDVLRLYKAPLHVEGWDEALHEIGRLSSEMVLPTHNALSLLQAVENLPVLVVAGAEDALVSLKSSQVMASKLVNSRLVAISGCGHLPHEECPKALLAAMSPFISRLVPSGVSD; this is translated from the exons ATGGGGAAAGGTTGGTTTATGGTAGATAAAGCGAGAAGATGCTTAAGGACGCTCTTCTTCATGGTTGCCATGTTggtttctcttttggtttcgtCCTTGCCTGTACTTGTAGCCATCGGCGACGTCTTGGTTCCCACCTTTTTGCTTTCAAGCTTCACCTGTTTGACCTGCTACGGCTTTAAGGAGCATCTTACGCGATACGCTTTCAAGAGCTCTTTGACTGATATCCCTCTCGTCTCCCTCGTCAGATCtttctttgtcattt GTGTTTACTCTCTCTCTGATGCTCCTGCGGTGTCGCACGGTCCTTACCTCGGAACTGTATCCATGTGTTCTGTTGTTTCAATTATCCTTCTTTCAGTTAAAGCTTGCGTTTTTACTGCTAACTCTCAACTTATTGCGGAAGCCTCGTCATCATCTCCGGCAAGGCAACGACTCCATCTCAAGAAGTCTTGGGGGATGCCTGTTTTGTTCCTTTCATCTCTGGTTTTTGCTCTTGGTCATATGGTTGTTTCTTACAGAACAAGTTGCAGAGCTAGGAGGAAACTCTTGTATCATAGAGTTGACCCTGAATCT GTTATTTCGTGCAAAAGTGTCTTATCTGGGGGTTACCATAAAGTCCCACGTTCTCCCATTCCTTTGGTAGGAAAGGCATCGATCTTGGATGGACGAAAGTTGCCTTCTTCAGCATCCCATGATGAAGGAGAGCTCCCTGTCAGATTGCTTGCTGATCTTGAAAGCTTATTCATCAATGTCAGAGGCCTCACTCTGCATTACAAGATTTGCACACCTGGTTCTCCTCCGCAACACTCCATCTCCTCAACTCTTTCTCTTGAAACCAATTCTATGCTCAATGTACCAGAGGAAATGGCGGGACGGTTGAAGCTTGACAGGAATTTATTGAGCATGGTCACAAGAAACAAGCTcaatcatcaccaccaccatagGAGTTATAGCAGTCTGATCAACATTTCCTCTTCCTTGCACGACCCTCTGTTAGATcatgcttcttctcttcttttcaaagATATTCAGGAAGATGGGTGTCGAGAGGATGACGTGAATGTGTCCAGTTTTGGTGCCACGAAACAGCAAAATGTGGATGGAAGCGGTCAATTTGGTGTGGTGTTTGTCCATGGATTTGGCGGAGGAGTGTTTTCTTGGAGACATGTGATGGGTTCTCTCTCCCATCAGCTTGGATGTGTTGTCACTGCATTTGACAGGCCTGGATGGGGATTAACAGTCAGAACTCATAAAAAGGATTTGGAAGCTAGAGAGATGCCAAACCCTTACACTCTGGAAAATCAG GTAGATATGCTTCTTGCTTTTTGCCAAGAAATGGGATTTGCTTCTGTAGTCTTGGTTGGCCATGATGATGGAGGCTTGCTTGCTCTCAAGGCTGCACAGAGATTGGTAGAATCAAAAGATTCCATCAAAGTTAAAGGAGTGATTTTGCTTAATGTAAGCTTAACGAGGGAAGTAGTTCCAGCTTTTGCAAGAATACTTTTGCATACATCACTTGGAAAGAAACACCTTGTTCGCCCGCTTTTACGCACTGAAATAGCTCAGGTGGTGAATCGCCGAGCTTGGTATGACCCATCTAAGATGACATCAGACGTCTTAAGGCTATACAAGGCTCCACTTCATGTGGAAGGTTGGGATGAGGCACTTCACGAGATAGGCAGACTCTCATCCGAGATGGTGCTTCCAACTCATAATGCATTGTCACTTCTCCAGGCAGTGGAAAATTTACCAGTATTAGTCGTTGCTGGAGCAGAGGATGCACTTGTTTCGCTTAAGTCCTCCCAAGTCATGGCTTCAAAACTCGTAAACTCC AGGCTAGTAGCAATCTCAGGATGCGGCCATCTACCACATGAGGAGTGTCCCAAGGCGCTTCTTGCAGCCATGTCCCCATTCATTAGTAGACTTGTACCTAGTGGAGTGAGTGACTGA
- the LOC104703418 gene encoding uncharacterized protein LOC104703418, which produces MEELSQILKTNSTDDLSWFCSLSESELDLLISLKKLAIQRAKISGHQELADNFDLKLLRALGLVLMEYVRKRVRDDTSLAPSVVHQLSLLDNCNLLKTHVSDTIDIEEILTGICKINSKRKARKRRR; this is translated from the exons ATGGAGGAATTAAGccaaatcctcaagaccaatAGCACCGATGATCTCTCTTGGTTCTGCTCTCTCTCAGAATCTGAGCTG GATCTGCTCATCAGCTTAAAGAAGCTAGCTATTCAACGCGCCAAAATAAGTGGTCACCAAGAACTAGCTGACAATTTTGATCTTAAGCTGCTCCGAGCTCTag GGCTTGTGCTAATGGAGTATGTAAGAAAAAGGGTACGAGATGATACTTCTCTTGCCCCAAGTGTTGTTCATCAACTCAGTCTTTTGGATAATTGTAATCTGTTGAAAACGCATGTCAGCGATACTATAGACATTGAGGAGATTCTGACTGGAATCTGcaaaatcaattcaaaaagGAAAGCGCGGAAAAG GAGGCGCTAG